A window of the Oncorhynchus masou masou isolate Uvic2021 chromosome 13, UVic_Omas_1.1, whole genome shotgun sequence genome harbors these coding sequences:
- the LOC135551505 gene encoding neuromodulin-like: protein MLCCIRRTKPVEKNEEADQEIKQDEKKPEDKAHKAATKIQASFRGHILRKKMKDGEEDEEASPAVPEEEAKEVADGEEEKEDVPTAAEQAAEEKAPPGIKEEETSQAKSPISEKAANSPAPVATSPVAAAAASPTAAPSEPSKEEAKAEPGDTKEKPKEVDSNEVPVSAQNPSTDCAEKSVEGGAAQEESKQADVPAAPVSETADKEEPHQTQDKKDGAEESQPAEAPAEAVQEESKEDQAKV, encoded by the exons ATGCTGTGCTGCATAAGAAGAACAAAACCG GTTGAGAAGAATGAAGAGGCTGACCAGGAAATCAAGCAGGATGAGAAGAAACCAGAGGACAAAGCCCACAAGGCGGCCACCAAAATCCAGGCCAGCTTCCGTGGACACATACTCCGGAAAAAAATgaaagatggagaggaggatgaggaggccaGTCCAGCTGTCCCAGAGGAGGAGGCGAAGGAGGTGgcagatggagaagaggagaaggaggacgtCCCCACTGCGGCTGAGCAGGCTGCCGAGGAAAAAGCCCCCCCTGGGATTAAAGAGGAGGAGACGAGCCAAGCCAAAAGCCCCATCTCAGAAAAGGCAGCAAACTCTCCTGCCCCTGTCGCCACCTCTCCCGTAGCCGCAGCAGCAGCTTCTCCCACCGCGGCGCCTTCAGAGCCTTCCAAAGAGGAGGCCAAGGCGGAGCCCGGCGACACCAAGGAGAAGCCCAAAGAGGTGGACAGCAATGAGGTTCCAGTTTCTGCCCAAAACCCCTCTACTGATTGTGCTGAAAAGAGTGTGGAGGGTGGTGCTGCCCAGGAGGAGTCCAAACAAGCCGACGTGCCTGCTGCTCCTGTCAGTGAGACGGCTGATAAGGAGGAGCCTCACCAAACACAAGACAAAAAAG ATGGTGCCGAAGAATCCCAACCAGCTGAGGCTCCAGCAGAGGCAGTCCAGGAGGAGTCCAAGGAGGACCAAGCGAAAGTTTAA